The following proteins are co-located in the Acidobacteriota bacterium genome:
- a CDS encoding cupin domain-containing protein: protein MGAGARRFVTAADVEVEELPWGPHEWLCRPGLTDARDLLLVRVRMPPGTGHAFHRHPEMEEIIYVVSGEAEQWVDRTCRRLVAGEIAHIPKDLVHATYNAGDETLVFLAILSPAIFDGPALVDVSTEAPWSTLRP, encoded by the coding sequence ATGGGCGCGGGCGCGCGGCGCTTCGTGACGGCGGCTGACGTCGAGGTGGAGGAACTGCCATGGGGACCGCACGAATGGTTGTGCAGGCCCGGGCTCACCGACGCGCGTGACCTGCTCCTCGTTCGCGTGCGCATGCCGCCAGGAACGGGACACGCGTTCCACAGGCATCCGGAGATGGAAGAGATCATCTACGTGGTCTCCGGCGAGGCCGAACAATGGGTGGACCGGACCTGCCGTCGCCTCGTTGCGGGCGAGATCGCACATATCCCGAAGGACCTCGTCCACGCCACCTACAACGCGGGCGATGAGACGCTGGTGTTCCTCGCCATCCTGTCGCCGGCGATCTTCGACGGTCCCGCACTGGTGGACGTGTCCACCGAAGCGCCCTGGAGCACACTTCGCCCGTGA
- a CDS encoding Tm-1-like ATP-binding domain-containing protein: MTPRTILLVGTLDTKGPEYAFVRDAVRARGHRTMLVDIGVLGDPFVMPDVSADDVARAAGTDLASLRTRADRGHAVDAMQRGAAALLPAWYAAGRFDGAIGLGGGGGTTMIATAMRTLPVGVPKVIVSTMGAGDTSPYVGVKDLTLMYSVVDIAGLNPLSRRILGNAAGAICGMVEALDADDGDPGAHDARPLVAATMFGVTTPCVTAVRAAMDDAGVDTIVFHATGSGGRAMEGLIDDGFFAGVIDVTTTEWCDEVVGGVLTAGPTRLSAAGRRGIPQVVSVGALDMVNFGGIDAVPERFRSRTLYRHNDTVTLMRTTADECVAIAHRIAAQLNAATGPTAVVLPLRGVSAIDAPGQPFHDPAADAALFDTLRTSLDPRITLVDVDAHINDAAFANALVDTYRSLARHMP; the protein is encoded by the coding sequence GTGACTCCGCGCACCATCCTGCTCGTCGGCACGCTCGACACGAAGGGGCCCGAATACGCCTTCGTGCGCGACGCCGTGCGCGCGCGTGGTCACCGCACGATGCTCGTGGACATCGGCGTGCTCGGCGATCCGTTCGTGATGCCTGACGTATCGGCAGACGATGTGGCGCGCGCCGCGGGGACGGACCTTGCATCGCTGCGGACGCGCGCCGACCGCGGCCACGCCGTCGACGCCATGCAGCGTGGTGCGGCGGCGCTGCTCCCGGCCTGGTACGCAGCCGGACGCTTCGACGGCGCGATCGGACTCGGCGGAGGCGGCGGTACGACGATGATCGCCACCGCCATGCGGACGCTGCCCGTCGGCGTCCCGAAGGTGATCGTCTCGACGATGGGAGCAGGAGACACATCGCCGTACGTCGGGGTGAAGGACCTGACGCTGATGTACTCGGTTGTCGACATCGCGGGACTGAACCCGCTGTCGCGCCGCATTCTCGGCAACGCGGCCGGTGCGATCTGCGGGATGGTCGAAGCGCTCGACGCCGACGATGGCGACCCTGGCGCCCATGACGCGCGCCCACTCGTGGCGGCGACGATGTTCGGCGTCACTACGCCCTGCGTCACGGCCGTCCGCGCCGCCATGGATGACGCGGGCGTCGACACCATCGTCTTCCACGCCACGGGTTCCGGCGGACGCGCGATGGAAGGCCTGATCGACGATGGGTTCTTCGCCGGCGTGATCGACGTGACGACAACCGAGTGGTGCGACGAGGTCGTCGGCGGCGTGTTGACCGCCGGGCCAACGCGCCTGTCCGCGGCGGGCCGACGCGGCATCCCGCAAGTGGTCTCGGTCGGCGCGCTCGACATGGTCAACTTCGGCGGCATCGATGCGGTGCCGGAACGGTTTCGTTCTCGTACGCTCTACAGGCACAACGACACCGTGACGCTGATGCGGACCACAGCTGACGAGTGCGTGGCGATCGCGCACCGCATCGCCGCGCAACTGAACGCCGCCACGGGCCCCACGGCCGTCGTGCTGCCGTTGCGCGGCGTGAGCGCCATCGACGCGCCCGGCCAGCCGTTCCACGACCCCGCTGCCGACGCCGCGCTGTTCGACACGCTGCGCACATCGCTCGATCCGCGCATCACGCTCGTCGACGTCGACGCGCACATCAACGACGCGGCGTTCGCCAACGCCCTCGTCGACACATACCGCTCACTCGCACGGCACATGCCGTAG
- a CDS encoding phosphoenolpyruvate hydrolase family protein, with product MPFISRRTMLARLRRRVAAGQPIIGAGAGTGISAKFAERGGVDLIIIYNSGRFRMAGRGSLAGLLPYGDANAIVVEMAREVLPVVKDVAVLAGVCGTDPFRIMPVFLKELKAMGFDGVQNFPTVGLIDGVLRQNLEETGMSYDLEVEMVREARALDMLTCPYVFDEYSAKAMARAGADVLVAHLALTTKGSIGAKTALTLDESAARVQAMHDAARSVRKDVFVICHGGPIAEPDDVAYVLAHTTGIDGFFGASSIERFATEVGIEEQARRFRQLTLRRRATRKDSVTRR from the coding sequence ATGCCGTTCATCTCACGCAGGACGATGCTCGCGCGACTGCGCAGGCGTGTGGCGGCCGGCCAGCCCATCATCGGAGCTGGCGCCGGCACCGGCATCTCCGCGAAGTTCGCCGAACGCGGCGGCGTGGATCTGATCATCATCTACAACTCGGGTCGCTTCCGCATGGCCGGCCGCGGCAGCCTCGCGGGGCTCCTCCCCTACGGCGACGCCAACGCCATCGTCGTGGAGATGGCCCGGGAAGTGCTGCCCGTCGTGAAGGATGTCGCCGTGCTGGCTGGCGTGTGCGGCACCGATCCGTTCCGCATCATGCCGGTGTTCCTCAAGGAGCTGAAGGCGATGGGCTTCGACGGCGTGCAGAACTTCCCCACCGTCGGCCTCATCGACGGCGTGCTGCGCCAGAACCTCGAAGAGACGGGCATGAGCTACGACCTCGAGGTGGAGATGGTCCGTGAGGCGCGCGCGCTCGACATGCTGACCTGCCCGTACGTGTTCGACGAGTACAGCGCGAAGGCGATGGCCAGGGCCGGCGCCGACGTGCTCGTGGCGCACCTCGCACTCACGACGAAGGGATCGATCGGCGCGAAGACGGCGCTCACGCTCGACGAGTCTGCCGCGCGCGTGCAGGCGATGCACGACGCCGCGCGATCGGTGCGCAAGGACGTCTTCGTCATCTGCCACGGCGGTCCGATCGCCGAGCCGGATGATGTCGCGTACGTGCTCGCGCACACGACAGGCATCGACGGATTCTTCGGTGCGTCGAGCATCGAACGCTTCGCGACGGAAGTCGGGATCGAGGAGCAGGCCCGACGCTTCCGCCAACTCACATTGCGCAGGCGCGCGACGCGAAAGGACTCTGTGACGCGTCGCTGA
- a CDS encoding ThuA domain-containing protein: protein MGFRRTHAAVLLALAIALASVMTLRARQLAPQAPPDAGRPLRVLFLGHTSTHHPSMTLMPILAAPLARRGIQLTHVSTPDEALRPEVLAHYDALMIYANHKTLTAAQEQALVDFVEGGKGLVALHCASAMFTEAPRYIPLVGGEFHTHGTGEFAATIVAPDHPVMRGLTPFTTWDETYVHTRHNTVDRTVLMERVDERGREPYTWVRTQGKGRVFYTAYGHDERTWRHPAFQQLVEQGTVWAVSDEARGAWSRLVMPEVVYVDGFNVPNYEKRDPAPKYQMPFTPADSMKFITLPGEFDLQLFAQEPDVIKPIAFSFDARGRLWVIEVSDYPNRVLHGQPGGDRITILEDRDGDGKADKRTIFADHLNLPSSLVFTGNGVIVAAAPYMLLLEDTNGDDKADRRTVLSTGWSVSDSHAGPSNLMYGHDNYIWGTVGYAGFDGVMNGTPMRFSQGVFRFRPDGSGFEFVTGSTNNTWGLGFSETFDVLGSTANNDPSFHVAIPNRYFEGVEGLRTGSRLASGLGYHSIAQFYHAHFITPYIRQVDVHGGYTAAAGHQLYTARAFPQAYWNRIAFISEPTAHLVGQAIVERNGSGFVTRDGYNLLAGAEEWVAPVQAQVGPDGAVWVADWYNFIAQHNPTPPGYSNGPGNAYETSMRDRHRGRIYRVVPKQAAPSDAPQLSKTDPAGLVAALASDNMLWRLHAQRLLVERAQLDVVPALVAHTRNTRLDAIGLNGAAPHAVWTLDGIGAVPDLASEGGRAVVAALRHPAAGVRKAAATVVATRPGGGQAILDAGLLRDPDLQTRLAAVLAIADATPSPAIAAALYAAGKSQENIGDRWLSRALYVASYRHREGVLTAYRADRAAVPVTALPLALRLGDTRPDWTTPEPATVAGAWKPMEVPGNWESKGLPDFDGVVWFTRTLDLPAPGPTTLGFGRISQAAEIWVNGHTVPAPPRSATPPPTPIFTVPDGALRAGVNTITLRIQNSRGDGGFLSTPDLLVAETNGTTRSLAGTWQYRVERQTNAVTPYSRPGEIAAHLAYATSDAARASATTTMPAPLPTPDVIVQLSVVPGEMKFDKTAFTVAPGQLVQLVYSNPDPMQHNFILGASGSLERIGAAADAMLTAGDALANQYVPQIADVLFSTKVLDPGQTLTVQFRAPQEPGEYPYVCTFPGHWRLMNGVMTVRN, encoded by the coding sequence ATGGGATTCCGACGCACTCACGCCGCCGTACTCCTGGCCCTCGCCATCGCCCTGGCGAGCGTCATGACGCTCCGCGCACGCCAGCTCGCGCCGCAGGCACCGCCCGACGCCGGACGGCCCCTGCGCGTGCTGTTCCTCGGCCACACGAGCACGCACCATCCGTCGATGACGCTGATGCCGATCCTCGCGGCCCCACTGGCGCGCAGGGGCATCCAGCTCACGCACGTCAGCACACCAGACGAGGCGCTGCGCCCGGAGGTGCTCGCGCACTACGACGCGCTGATGATCTACGCCAACCACAAGACGCTCACCGCGGCGCAGGAACAGGCGCTCGTGGACTTCGTCGAGGGCGGCAAGGGCCTCGTGGCGCTGCACTGCGCGTCGGCGATGTTCACCGAGGCGCCGCGCTACATCCCGCTCGTGGGCGGTGAATTCCATACGCACGGCACGGGCGAGTTCGCCGCGACGATCGTGGCACCCGATCATCCCGTGATGCGCGGCCTGACGCCGTTCACGACGTGGGACGAGACGTACGTCCATACACGACACAACACCGTCGATCGCACCGTATTGATGGAACGCGTCGACGAACGCGGGCGCGAGCCGTACACGTGGGTGCGCACGCAGGGCAAGGGGCGCGTGTTCTACACGGCGTACGGCCACGACGAGCGGACGTGGCGCCATCCGGCGTTCCAGCAACTCGTCGAACAGGGCACGGTGTGGGCCGTGTCCGACGAGGCACGCGGCGCGTGGTCGCGCCTCGTCATGCCGGAGGTGGTGTACGTCGACGGCTTCAACGTGCCGAACTACGAGAAGCGCGATCCGGCACCGAAGTACCAGATGCCGTTCACGCCCGCCGACTCGATGAAGTTCATCACGCTGCCGGGGGAGTTCGACCTGCAACTCTTCGCGCAGGAACCCGACGTGATCAAGCCGATCGCGTTCTCGTTCGACGCGCGCGGGCGGCTGTGGGTGATCGAGGTCAGCGACTACCCGAACCGCGTGCTCCACGGCCAGCCCGGCGGGGATCGCATCACGATCCTCGAAGACAGGGATGGCGACGGGAAAGCCGACAAGCGGACGATCTTCGCCGACCACCTCAATCTCCCGTCGAGCCTCGTCTTCACGGGCAACGGCGTCATCGTGGCGGCGGCGCCGTACATGCTGCTGCTCGAGGACACGAACGGCGACGACAAGGCCGACAGGCGTACGGTGCTCAGCACGGGCTGGAGCGTCAGCGACAGCCACGCCGGACCGTCGAACCTGATGTACGGCCATGACAACTACATCTGGGGCACCGTCGGCTACGCGGGTTTCGATGGCGTGATGAACGGCACGCCGATGCGGTTCTCGCAGGGCGTGTTCCGCTTCAGGCCCGATGGGTCAGGCTTCGAGTTCGTCACGGGGTCGACCAACAACACGTGGGGCCTCGGCTTCTCGGAAACGTTCGACGTGCTCGGGTCCACGGCCAACAACGACCCGAGCTTCCACGTCGCGATCCCGAACCGCTACTTCGAGGGCGTCGAGGGACTGCGTACCGGCAGCCGGCTCGCGAGCGGCCTCGGGTACCACAGCATCGCGCAGTTCTATCACGCGCACTTCATCACGCCGTACATCCGTCAGGTGGACGTGCACGGCGGCTACACCGCCGCGGCAGGACATCAGCTCTACACGGCGCGCGCGTTTCCGCAGGCGTACTGGAACCGCATCGCATTCATCAGCGAGCCCACGGCGCACCTCGTAGGGCAGGCCATCGTCGAGCGCAATGGATCGGGCTTCGTCACGCGTGATGGCTACAACCTGCTCGCGGGGGCCGAGGAATGGGTGGCGCCAGTCCAGGCGCAGGTGGGCCCCGACGGCGCGGTGTGGGTGGCCGACTGGTACAACTTCATCGCGCAGCACAACCCGACGCCGCCCGGGTACAGCAACGGCCCCGGCAACGCGTACGAGACATCGATGCGCGACAGACATCGCGGCCGCATCTATCGCGTGGTGCCGAAGCAGGCCGCGCCATCGGACGCGCCGCAGTTGTCGAAGACGGATCCGGCCGGCCTCGTCGCGGCGCTCGCGTCGGACAACATGCTGTGGCGCCTGCACGCGCAGCGCCTGCTCGTCGAGCGCGCGCAGCTCGACGTGGTGCCCGCGCTCGTCGCCCACACACGGAACACGCGTCTCGACGCCATCGGCCTCAACGGTGCCGCGCCGCACGCGGTGTGGACGCTCGACGGCATCGGGGCCGTGCCCGATCTCGCGAGCGAGGGTGGACGTGCCGTCGTGGCGGCGCTCAGGCATCCGGCGGCGGGCGTCCGCAAGGCGGCCGCGACAGTCGTCGCCACGCGTCCCGGCGGCGGTCAGGCGATTCTCGACGCGGGTCTGCTCCGCGATCCCGATCTCCAGACGCGTCTTGCCGCCGTGCTCGCGATCGCCGACGCCACGCCATCGCCCGCGATCGCGGCAGCGTTGTACGCGGCGGGCAAGAGTCAGGAGAACATCGGCGACCGCTGGCTGAGTCGTGCGTTGTACGTGGCGTCGTACAGGCATCGCGAGGGCGTGCTCACGGCGTACCGCGCGGATCGCGCGGCGGTGCCCGTGACCGCGCTGCCACTCGCGCTGCGCCTCGGAGACACGCGGCCAGACTGGACCACGCCCGAACCCGCCACGGTTGCCGGCGCCTGGAAGCCGATGGAGGTCCCCGGCAACTGGGAAAGCAAGGGGTTACCTGATTTCGACGGCGTCGTGTGGTTCACGCGCACGCTCGATCTGCCGGCACCCGGTCCGACGACGCTGGGATTCGGCCGCATCAGCCAGGCCGCCGAGATCTGGGTGAACGGTCACACGGTGCCCGCGCCGCCGCGCAGCGCCACGCCGCCGCCGACGCCCATCTTCACGGTGCCTGACGGCGCGCTGCGCGCGGGTGTCAACACGATCACGCTGCGCATCCAGAACTCGCGCGGCGACGGCGGGTTCCTGAGCACGCCTGATCTGCTGGTGGCAGAGACGAACGGCACCACGCGTTCTCTCGCAGGCACGTGGCAGTACCGCGTGGAGCGGCAGACCAACGCCGTCACGCCGTACAGCCGGCCCGGCGAGATCGCCGCGCACCTGGCGTACGCCACGAGCGACGCCGCGCGCGCCAGCGCCACGACCACGATGCCCGCCCCACTCCCGACGCCGGACGTCATCGTCCAGCTCTCGGTCGTCCCGGGCGAGATGAAGTTCGACAAGACGGCCTTCACCGTCGCGCCCGGCCAGTTGGTGCAGCTGGTCTACTCGAACCCCGACCCGATGCAGCACAACTTCATCCTCGGTGCGTCGGGATCGCTCGAGCGCATCGGCGCCGCCGCCGACGCGATGCTCACCGCCGGCGACGCGCTGGCGAACCAGTACGTCCCGCAGATCGCCGACGTCCTCTTCTCGACGAAGGTCCTCGATCCCGGGCAGACCCTGACGGTGCAATTCCGCGCCCCGCAGGAGCCCGGCGAGTACCCCTACGTCTGCACCTTCCCCGGCCACTGGCGCCTGATGAACGGCGTCATGACGGTGCGCAACTGA
- a CDS encoding serine/threonine protein kinase codes for MRVATDGVVDSAATASGGALPAGLMEQAARRLCVSALLYAVVYTSAGIVPALMLPEGRAAFFAHVSAWLPPVASVVVALIVAALASRRTLSNEAIGRVGLAFQVIGSLGIALFEYLQPIGGLAVQSPLTGLSWVAIWMLVFAIIVPTRPSAALVASLLSASTVPIIASLAMARGFLPAVGPLEFFLRVVLPYLLVVLIASVGVRLVYTLGVDLKRALDLGSYQLEERLGAGGMGEVWRARHRLLARPAAVKLIRPEVFEAAGEARQSALRRRFEREAQTTSLLSSPHTIDLFDYGVTDDGAFYYAMELLDGFDLKTLVERFGPLPVERAIVLLSQVCHSLAEAHASGLVHRDVTPANVFVCRYGRDVDFIKVLDFGLVKPEAAVHGRDPGPTHHDRIGGTPAFMSPEQALGQSQLDGRADIYAIGCLGYWLTTGSLVFPRNSAMAMAVAHSQAVPERPSQRTELPIPEAFDTVILECLAKSPADRPPTAELLAHRLESIIVPASWDRTRAREWWNLHHPIDPSRRRLAADTMAVKLVRREDRSV; via the coding sequence ATGCGCGTGGCGACCGATGGCGTGGTGGACTCGGCGGCGACAGCGTCGGGTGGCGCGCTGCCTGCCGGGTTGATGGAACAGGCCGCACGGCGACTGTGCGTCTCGGCGCTGCTCTACGCCGTCGTGTACACGAGCGCCGGCATCGTGCCTGCGCTGATGCTGCCAGAGGGACGTGCGGCGTTCTTCGCGCACGTGTCGGCGTGGCTGCCGCCCGTCGCCTCAGTTGTCGTGGCGTTGATCGTGGCTGCGCTGGCGAGCCGGCGGACCCTGTCGAACGAGGCCATCGGTCGCGTAGGACTGGCGTTCCAGGTCATCGGCAGCCTGGGCATCGCGTTGTTCGAGTACCTGCAGCCGATCGGCGGGCTCGCCGTGCAGTCTCCGCTGACGGGGCTGTCCTGGGTGGCGATCTGGATGCTGGTGTTCGCCATCATCGTGCCCACGCGTCCCTCGGCCGCACTCGTCGCGTCGTTGCTCTCGGCCAGTACCGTGCCCATCATCGCGTCGCTGGCGATGGCGCGCGGCTTCCTGCCTGCCGTCGGGCCGCTCGAGTTCTTCCTGCGCGTCGTACTGCCCTACCTGCTCGTGGTGCTCATCGCGAGCGTCGGCGTGCGGCTCGTGTACACGCTCGGTGTGGATCTGAAGCGCGCGCTCGACCTCGGCAGCTACCAGTTGGAGGAGCGGCTCGGCGCGGGCGGCATGGGCGAGGTGTGGCGCGCGCGCCATCGCCTGCTCGCGCGGCCGGCCGCGGTGAAGCTCATTCGCCCCGAGGTCTTCGAGGCGGCGGGCGAAGCCAGGCAGTCGGCGCTGCGTCGACGTTTCGAGCGCGAAGCGCAGACCACGTCGCTGCTGTCGTCGCCGCACACCATCGATCTCTTCGACTACGGCGTCACCGACGATGGGGCGTTCTACTACGCGATGGAACTGCTCGACGGGTTCGATTTGAAGACCCTCGTCGAGCGCTTCGGTCCGCTGCCCGTCGAGCGTGCGATCGTCCTGCTCTCGCAGGTGTGTCACTCGCTCGCCGAGGCCCACGCATCGGGACTCGTCCATCGCGACGTCACGCCGGCCAACGTCTTTGTCTGTCGATACGGCCGTGACGTCGACTTCATCAAGGTGCTCGACTTCGGTCTCGTGAAACCGGAGGCGGCGGTCCACGGTCGCGACCCGGGACCCACGCATCACGATCGTATCGGCGGCACGCCGGCGTTCATGTCGCCCGAACAGGCGCTCGGGCAGTCGCAGCTCGACGGACGCGCGGACATCTACGCGATCGGCTGTCTCGGCTACTGGCTGACGACGGGCTCGCTCGTGTTTCCGCGCAATTCCGCGATGGCGATGGCGGTGGCGCACTCGCAGGCCGTGCCCGAGCGACCGTCGCAGCGTACGGAGTTGCCGATTCCCGAGGCGTTCGACACGGTCATCCTGGAATGCCTGGCCAAGTCGCCTGCCGATCGGCCTCCGACGGCCGAACTGCTCGCGCATCGCCTCGAGTCCATCATCGTCCCCGCGTCATGGGACCGCACCCGCGCGCGTGAATGGTGGAACCTCCACCACCCGATCGACCCCTCCCGCCGTCGCCTCGCCGCAGACACCATGGCCGTGAAGCTCGTCAGACGCGAAGACAGGTCGGTGTAA